From the Hordeum vulgare subsp. vulgare chromosome 1H, MorexV3_pseudomolecules_assembly, whole genome shotgun sequence genome, the window CATGACATGACCAAAAAGTTGAGGTGTGCTGCAGTAAAGACGGTGTtttttgccttgctgctctggacAGGGATGCCTGGCCGGGCACAACAACTTTACACCAGGATATTCCTACTTCACGCGCGCGCGTGTACTCTTCACCGTGTGCTTGGTGTAATAATAACCTAATAAGGTTTTAAAGGATGAGAGACTGCATCAACTTACCGAAATTCTGAGGGGCCCGGATCATCTGGATGACCTGCGCGTAGAAGTCGGCGTACATGATCCTGGTGTGGGGGTATGTCCTCTGGAGGTTGGCGAGGCTCCGCCGGAGCAGCGAGTTGTGGTGGGCGGAGAGCTCGTTGTAGCTCTTGAGGCAGCCGTCGCCGTCGTAGTCGCCGGCGTTGGAGGTCCCGTAGAGGGTGAGGTAGATGGGGAAGCACCCGATGGGGAGCACCCCCGGCACCACGATGTCCATCGCGCCCACTCTGATCATCGTCTGCGCATGCACAAAATAACACGGTCCGGTGTTAGTTAGATGACCACCACCACATGATATGACAACCCGTGGCACGGATGATCGATATACCTCGAGGCCACGGATGATATGGCTGACGACCCGCGGCACGTAGCCCCTGACGTCGGCCATGGTCCGGCCGGAGAAGAGCGCGGCGTTGTAGTCGTTGCCGCCGAACTCGCCCACCACGAAGAGGGACTTGGAAAGATGCCGCTTGCAATCCTTGCCGCAGGCGGACGGGAGGAGCTTCCGGAACCACTGGATCTGGGTGTCCAGGGGGCCATTGTTCCAGATCTTGTCGCTGAGGCCGATGGACTGGAAGAAGCTGAAGTCCATGGTGGTGGCGCCGATGATCGCCATGTTGGCGCCCTTCTTGAAGTCGCCGCCGGCCTTGGACGCCGGCAGCAGCGGCAGCCCAAAGTGCTCAGCTGCAGTTGCACATATGTACCAATTTTTTCACATGCCAGTGCGATCAAGCCGCGTGGTTACGATGATCGGACATATATTGAGGAGTAGGTAGGTACCGAGGAAGTCGACGATGACGCGGCCGTCGGAACAGCGGCCGGTGGGGCGTTTGAAGAAGGTCTCGCCATAGGGCGACTGCCCCGTGGTGAGCCACGACGGGCAGCCGCCGACGCAGAGGTTGCCAGTGTCGGAGATGGAGTCGCCGAAGCTGTAGATGGCCTCGTACCGCTGCGCTCCGCCGTGACGGAGCGCGCACAGCAGCACCACGGTGCCAAGCAGCGCGGCTCTCATCGTCGCCATGGCTCACTAGCTATCCTATCAAGTTTCAACAGCGTACGACGTGACTACGTGTCGCGGTCGGAcgagacgacgacgaagacggcgtgtgtgtgtgtggttacgGCCGGGAGATCCGTTGGGATTTATAGGCGGGCTAGGACGCCCGTTAGGACGTCGCTTTCCCCGGTGGACTGCTGCTGCATGCTAGCTAGTCGTAGCTGCTGGGGGCGACGTGCTGCAGCTTCCAACTATATTCTTCCCTTCACTAGGGACACCCTACTGCAGCGCAGTCTATCACGTACGCATCTTTGAGATATTGCCAGATACGTAAAGCGTTTTCGAGTCTTTTggcatcttttttcttttctgcTGCTAGCCGCTTTGCGGATGGGTACATCGTCTTTAATTTTTATGTATGACAAGTGagagttttttttttaaattaacaGGAGAGCTGCTAAAATTCCATTGCAGAAGAAAGAGCTGATGATGGCTGAAAAATGCTTGGTTTATAAAAGGGAAACCAGGCGAAAACCTTTACAAAGGACACATAACATCCAACTAAACTAGGCCTAAAGTACTACATGGCAAACAAGAGCGTCAAGGAACACAAGCATGCGAGCAACATCGTCAGCACCGGAGAGACAAGACATATCCGATAAAGGAGCGAACATGTGCCGTTTCGGTGGCAAGAGTACATTCAACATGGCTTGTTTGACACTGCCTGCAAGTCAACAATGTTCAAGTGTCCAAACACCGCCGGCCAACAGCCGGCCCTCATCGGACACGCCACCGCAGACCCAATCATCACCCCGCCACCGCCAACTCCGTGCTGGACACCTTGCCGCAAACCATGTGCTTCCATCAAGAGGTCAAATCTCCATAACGATGCTTTCAACAACAAAAAACGACATCGAGGACGTCGTCATCGCCGATCCAACAAGGTAGATCTTGGTTTTCACCCGGAGACTGAACTCGAGGACGAGAGTGGTGCAAGATCTCCTCGGTGAGGCCTTCAACAAGGAAATAACACCCGTGGGTGCTGACATCATCGACAGAGAGCAGGACTTTCATCCAGAGAAATTACAAAGCCTATGTCAGGGAGAACACCCTAAACGCACTCACCAGAAGATCTGTAGTTGCCCCTCCTCATATCTAGACCGGAGCAAGACGGAAGCACCGACAACTCAGGACCTGCGCGTTGCGGTCAACTCCACCACTCGCACCAGCCACGGGCCAGGAAGGGCCTCGAACTGGCCGGCCCTGCCCGCAACCACCGCGTCTACACCTCTGCACACACCAGCCACACCTAGGAAGGCCCCAGATCTGACCGGCCCCGCCCGCAGCTACCGCCGCAGACCCACCACCACCCATCCACAGCCACCGCGTCTGCACCGCTGCATGCACCCGCCACGACCAGGAAGGGCCGAGATCTGGTCATCCCCGCCCATAGCTGGCGCCGCACACCCACCTCCAGACGCGTCGCCGCGATGGCCCCAGCCACCTCGCGCCTCGACACGCCTTCGTCGGACCGCCTCGCTGTGCCCACGCCTCGCGCACACCGCACCCACACCGCGCGCTCGCCGCGCCCTCGTCggcccgcccacgccacgtgccgcAGCAACGAAAACGGAGGGGGCCTGCCGCCACCTTCACTGGAGCTGGCGCAGGCTTCGTTGACCGCTCCTCGGGTGGCAGCGAACCGGGGGGGTAGGAAGGGGGTGGAGGCGCCCGATCTAAGGTTCCCCCCGAGTCGTCAGGGAGGGCGACATGGGGGACGAGAGTGGACTTAGAGCATCACTAGTAGTGCCCTTAAATCCTTAAAACCTCAAACgagtttaagggttgagaattggcattttttggcacttttaagggttgaaaaacaagggcaaagactagaaccctcaaacctaacccttataacggaatattccgtcatAAGGGTTGAATTTGAGTGTTCTAGTATTTGCcgcaaccccaacccttaaaagtATCATTTGACATATCACAATTATCACTAGAAAAACACAATCAACCTTGAAACAAACTAGGAAATAAAaatcattgatgcatggtttaatagtttacatcacaaaatcatcatcttctccctctcatcggcaccatcaccaaaaaATTGCACCAGCGCCATCTCCTAGATCACTTTCACGTCCATCAAGCACCTCCATTGTCACCGGTGGTGGAGTCCTCCACACcgccatcgtcaccaccactCATCAAAGTGTCACCTCGAAGAGTAAAGGACGCaccacggaatatcctcttcctctccgcgaTGTCCTCCTTGTACTCCTTCCACCACATCAATTGGTCTTcatccatgtccttcttggacaacatcatgtgctccttctcttccaccatgagttcTTTCCATGCCTTTGCTTCTTTGACcttgatcatcctctcctccaagtcggtCTTGCGCTTGGCTTCTTCACGCATTTGCTTCCATGTGTGCAAGCTTCACCTCTTTCTTGTTCTCGTTGATAAGAAGCTTTGTCTCCAATGTCTTCATTGTCAATGCCTCCCTTGACTTCATCATATGTtcctgatggggaacgttgcatgggaaacaaaaaatttcctacgcgcacgaaaacctatcatggtgatgtacatctacgtacccttgtagatcgcacagcagaagcgttaataaacacggttgatgtagtggaacgtcctcacgtccctcgatccgccccgcgaaccgtcccatgaaccgtcccgcgatccgtcccacgatccactccgatctagtgcctaacggacggcacctccgcgttcagcacacgtacagctcgacgatgatctcagccttcttgatccagcaagagagacggagaggtagatgagttcttcggcagcgtgacggtgctccggaggttggtggtgatctaatctcagcagggctccgcccgagctccgcagaaacgcgatctagaggaaaaaccgtggaggtatgtggtcgggctgccgtggcaaagttgtctcaaatcagccctaaaacctccgtatatataggtgggaggggagggaccttgccttggggctcaatgagccccaaggggtttggccgaagcaaggggggaagtcctccccttccaattctagtccaactaggattggaaggtggagtccttctcgactttcacacttccccttttttttctctttgatttttctttctcctgcacatagggcctcttgggctgtcccaccagaccactaagggctggtgtggcacccctaaggcctatgggcttccctcgggtgggattcccccccccccccggtgaacatccggaacccattcgtcattcccggtacattcccggtaactctgaaaaccttccggtaatcaaatgaggtcatcctatatatcaatcttcgtctccggaccattccggaaaccctcgtgacgtccgtgatctcatccgggactccgaacaacattcggtaaccaaccatataactcaaatacgcataaaacaacgtcgaaccttaagtgtgcagaccctacgggttcgagaactatgtagacatgacccgagggactcctcggtcaatatccaatagcgggacctggatgcccatattggatcctacatattctacgaagatcttatcgttttaaccttagtgccaaggatttatataatcccgtatgtcattccctttgtccttcggtatgttacttgcccgagattcgatcgtcagtatccgcatacctatttcaatctcgtttaccggcaagtctatttactcgttccgtaatacaacatcccgcagcttacactaagtcacattgcttgcaaggcttgtgtgtgatgttgtattaccgagtgggccccgagatacctctccgtcacacggagtgacaaatcccagtcttgatccatactaactcaacggacaccttcggagatacatgtagagcatctttctagtcacccagttacgttgtgacgtttgatacacacaaggtattcctccggtgccagtgagttatatgatctcatggtcataggaacaaatacttgacacgcagaaaaacagtagcaacaaaatgacacgatcaacatgctacgttcattagtttgggtctagtccatcacatgattctcctaatgatgtgatcccgttatcaagtgacaacacttgcctatggtaaggaaactttgaccatctttgatcaacgagctagtcaactagaggcttactagggacagtattttgtctatgtatccacacaagtattgtgtttccaatcaatacaattatagcatggataataaacgattatcatgaacaaagaaatataataataactaatttattattgcctctagggtatatttccaacagtctcccacttgcaccagagtcaataatctagttcacatcaccatgtgattctaacgaatccaacacccatatagttctggggtctgatcatgtcttgctcgtatttgtgtgttctttacaaatctttatgtcatcgtatagatgctgctactacgtgctattcggaaatactccaaatatctactctactatacgaatccgtttcactactcatagttatttggattagtgtcaaagcttgcatcgacgtaaccctttatgacgaactcttttaaccacctccataatcgagaaaaattccttagtccattagttactaaggataactttgaccgttgtttagtgattcaatcctggatcactctgtgtacctcttaacagacttgaggcaaggcacacatcaggtgcggtactcagcatggcatactttagaagacgaccttcgtctattctctttattcagccgtggtcgggttttgagtcttactcaaattcacaccttacaacacagtcaagaactccttctttgctgatctattttgaactccttcaaaaacttgtcaaggcatccatcttgttgaaatttctattaagtgtttcgatctatctcaatagatcttgatgctcaacgttcaagtagctcaattcaggtattcctttgaaaaactcctttcaaacaaccttttatgctttacagaaattctacattacttctgatccacaatatgtcaaccacatatacttatcagaaattctatagcgctcccactcacttctttggaaatacaagtttctcataaaccttgtacaaacccaaaatctttgatgatctcatcaaagtgtatattccaactccgagatgcttgcaccagtccattgaaggatcgctggagcttgcatacttgttagtatctttaggatcgacaaaaccttctggttgtatcacatacttgttagtatcttccctcaaggaaaccgtcgaggaaacaatgttttgacatcctatgtgcaatatttcataaataatgcagcaactactaacataattctaacagatttttagcatcgctacgagtgagaaagtctcatcatagtcaactatttgatcttgtcggaaacatctttgcgacaagtcgagcttttattaatagtgacttatcaccatcatcgtctgtcttccttttaaagatccatctttacttaatagtcttactaccattaagcagttcctccaaagtctacactttgttctcacacatggattctctctcggatttcatggcctccagccatttgtcggaatccgagcccaccattgtttctccataactcgtaggttcattgttgctcaacaacatgacctccaagacagggttaccgtaccactctgtagcagtacgcgacctttgtcgacctacgaggtttgtagtaacttgatccgaagctctaatgatcactatcatcatcttccatttcaattggtgtaggcgccacaggaacaacttcctgcaccctgctacacactggttgaagtgacggttcaataacctcatcaagttccaccactctcccactcaactctttcgagagaaacctttcctcgagaaaggatccgtttctagaaacaaacactttgcttccggatctgagataggagatgtatccaactgttttggatatcctatgaagatgctttcatccgctttgggttcgagcttatcaaactgaaacctttttcacataagcatcgcagccccaaactttcaagaaacgacagcttagatttctctaaacctcagtctatacggtgtcatctcaacggaaatatgcggtgccctatttaaagtgaatgcggttgtctctaatgcataacccataatcgatagtggtaattcgataagagacatcatagtatgcaccatatcaaatagggcgtggctatgacgttcatacacatcatcacactatggtgtttcaggtggcatgaactgcgaaacaattttcacattgtcttaactgcgtaccaaaactcgtaactcagatattcatttctatgatcatatcgtatacagtttatcctcttgttacgacgaacttcactctgaaacagaattgaacttctcaatatttcagactttgtgattcatcaagcaaatactcatgtatctactcaaatcgtcagtgaagtaagaacataacgatatccactgcgtgccttagcactcattggactgcacacatcaaaaatgtattattcccaacaagttactctcttgtttcatgtggcatgttttgcatgtatcaagtgattcaaaatcaagcgagtccaaacgatccatctctcatggagtttcttcatgcatttataccaacaggtatggtttgcatgtctcaaacgtttcaaaaatgagtaagtacaaagatccatcagcatggagtttctacatgcattttataccaacatgactcaagtggcagtgccacaactaagtggtactatcattattactttgtatctttggcactaatatcatgaacatgtgtaacactacgatcgagattcaataaaccattgagggtaattattcaagcaaatagaacaactattattctctttaaatgaataatcgtattgcaataaacatgatccaatcatgttcatgctcaacgcaaacaccaaataacaattatttaggttttaccaccaatcccgatgatagagggagcgtgcgatgtttgatcacatcaaccttggaaacactttcaacacttatcgtcacctcgccttcagctagtctccgtttatacagtagctttcatttcgtgttactaatcacttagcaactgaaccggtatccaataccctcgcgctactaggagtactagtaaagtagacATCAacttcatgtatatcaaatatacttctttcgactttgtcaaccttcttatctaccaagtatctagagttgctccgcctcagtgactgttcccctcataacagaagcacttagtcttgggtttgggtttattcttgggtctcttcattagtgcagcaactgttttgccatttcacgaagtatcccttctagcccttgcctttcttgaaacttagtggttttactaaccatcaactattgatgctccttcttgatttctactttcgcagtgtcaaacatcgtgaatcgctcaaggagcattgtat encodes:
- the LOC123443389 gene encoding GDSL esterase/lipase At5g45910-like, yielding MATMRAALLGTVVLLCALRHGGAQRYEAIYSFGDSISDTGNLCVGGCPSWLTTGQSPYGETFFKRPTGRCSDGRVIVDFLAEHFGLPLLPASKAGGDFKKGANMAIIGATTMDFSFFQSIGLSDKIWNNGPLDTQIQWFRKLLPSACGKDCKRHLSKSLFVVGEFGGNDYNAALFSGRTMADVRGYVPRVVSHIIRGLETMIRVGAMDIVVPGVLPIGCFPIYLTLYGTSNAGDYDGDGCLKSYNELSAHHNSLLRRSLANLQRTYPHTRIMYADFYAQVIQMIRAPQNFGLKYGLKVCCGAGGQGKYNYNNKARCGMAGASACSDPHNYLIWDGIHLTEAAYRSIANGWLKGPYCSPRILH